In Mucilaginibacter sp. KACC 22063, the genomic stretch GTTCACTACCGCAGGGTCGATAAGAAAGAGGAACCCATCATCTATTGTGCCGCGGGCCATTGCAATGAGTCTGGCGGCTGGCAAGTGCGTAACAAGTATTTTAAGGGTTGCCTCGGAAACAAAGGGCTGACCCTGCTGCACGGAGACAACCGTCGATTGTGTGTTTTTAAGGGAATTTTCGACTACCTAAGCTGGAAGCACGACCATCCTGAAAGTGCCGACAGCGCATTGATGGTTAACCGGTATACCCTGCTGCCCGCTGCCATCAAGGTGGCCATGCGGTACCCTGCATTGACCGTTTATTTTGACCACAGTCCGGAAGGGCATCAGTCATTGCGCCAGTTCATCACGGAACTGCCTTATGCCACCGATGGCACACCGGCTTTCAGCGGTCACCATGACTATAATGAAAAGCGGCGTACCGAAGTACGAGCCGAAAGTGAATCCCAAAAACCCAAAGACCTTTTCAAAAATATCGAGGTTCCTTTTGAGCGTTAATGACCCTTTTTATGCAAAAGGCGCCATTTTAATAAGGCATGGGCCTTCTTGTTTTTTACCCTGCAAGATGTCTTTTTGTCCGACGGAAACCCCGCTGGTTTTTCCGGTCTCCCAAAAAGAATCTTGCCCGGCTGATGCCGGGGGAAGAAATTTCGCAACTCAATTTCTTTATTGATGACCAGGAACAAGGGCGGCAGGCCGCCAGTAGTGGAAGGCAAACGATCCTTTAAAATCGATGTGCGCTTTACCGAGGCTGAGTACCGCCAGGTAGAGCAGTTGGAAAAACAACTGGGCTTGAAGAAAACCGAATTGGTGAGGCGGAAATTGCTGCATGAGGGTAAGGGATTAGCGGTAAACGCCGGGGAACTGATGAACCTCCTGGATGCCATCAGCCTGGAATTGTCCCGGAGCGGGAATAATATTAACCAGCTTGCGCGCTATGCTAACCGTCTCCAAAAACGGGGGCT encodes the following:
- the mobC gene encoding plasmid mobilization relaxosome protein MobC; the protein is MTRNKGGRPPVVEGKRSFKIDVRFTEAEYRQVEQLEKQLGLKKTELVRRKLLHEGKGLAVNAGELMNLLDAISLELSRSGNNINQLARYANRLQKRGLLSPPVIDEYTRLLRRHENEQMELALLFRKMIRCLSP